Proteins from a genomic interval of Rhodopseudomonas julia:
- a CDS encoding replicative DNA helicase codes for MTAAARLRDAESISPRQVPHNIEVEQALLGAILINNDALDRVSDFLEPVHFYDPLHQRIYEVARQLIRVGKIADPRTLKSFLNEEQRVGEITIAEYLSRLAYEAATIINAQDYGRTIYDLALRRSLITIGEDMVNVAYDAPVDMTPRHQIEDAERSLFELAEKGRGATGFQGFGDALKTAIDMAAAAYERNGHLSGIATGLDDMDRLMGGLQSSDLIILAGRPGMGKTALATNIAYNVARAWRGEQQGDGTMKTIDGGIVGFFSLEMSSEQLATRIIAEQAAVPSSKIRRGDIHEEEFDKIVVAAQEMQKMPLYIDQTGGISIGQLMARARRLKRQRGLDFLVIDYLQLIQGSSKRSSDSRVQEITEITTNLKALAKELNVPVLALSQLSRQVEARDDKRPQLSDLRESGSIEQDADVVIFVFREEYYLKNKKPKEGTEEFFKWQAEMEGVAGRAEVIVGKQRHGPTGTIDLAFEADVTRFSSLAHEERLPVRYD; via the coding sequence ATGACAGCCGCAGCCCGTTTACGCGATGCCGAATCCATTTCGCCTCGCCAGGTGCCTCATAATATTGAAGTCGAGCAGGCGCTTCTTGGCGCCATCCTGATCAACAACGACGCGCTCGACCGGGTCTCCGATTTCCTCGAACCCGTTCATTTCTACGATCCCCTACACCAGCGGATTTACGAAGTCGCACGCCAGCTGATCCGTGTCGGCAAGATCGCCGATCCGCGAACGCTCAAGAGCTTCCTCAACGAGGAACAGCGGGTCGGCGAGATCACCATCGCTGAATATCTCTCCCGCCTCGCCTACGAGGCGGCGACGATCATCAATGCCCAGGATTACGGCCGCACGATCTACGATCTGGCGCTGCGCCGTTCGCTGATCACCATCGGCGAGGACATGGTGAACGTCGCCTATGACGCGCCGGTCGACATGACGCCCCGCCACCAGATCGAAGATGCCGAAAGATCGCTCTTCGAACTCGCCGAAAAGGGCCGCGGAGCAACCGGCTTCCAGGGGTTCGGCGACGCGCTGAAGACCGCCATCGACATGGCCGCCGCCGCCTACGAGCGAAACGGCCACCTGTCGGGCATCGCCACCGGTCTCGACGACATGGACCGCCTCATGGGCGGTCTGCAGTCTTCGGACTTGATCATCCTCGCCGGTCGCCCGGGCATGGGCAAAACGGCGCTTGCCACCAACATCGCCTACAACGTCGCGCGCGCCTGGCGCGGGGAGCAGCAGGGCGACGGCACGATGAAAACCATCGATGGCGGCATCGTCGGCTTCTTCTCGCTGGAAATGTCATCGGAACAGCTCGCCACCCGTATCATCGCCGAGCAGGCTGCCGTCCCCTCATCGAAGATCCGGCGCGGCGACATTCACGAGGAAGAATTCGACAAGATCGTCGTCGCGGCGCAGGAAATGCAGAAAATGCCGCTCTACATCGACCAGACCGGCGGCATCTCCATCGGCCAGCTCATGGCCCGCGCCCGTCGTCTGAAGCGCCAGCGCGGTCTCGATTTTCTGGTCATCGACTATCTTCAGCTCATCCAGGGTTCCTCGAAACGCTCCTCCGACAGCCGCGTGCAGGAGATCACCGAGATCACCACGAACCTCAAAGCCCTCGCCAAGGAGCTCAACGTTCCGGTGCTCGCCCTCTCCCAGCTCTCGCGTCAGGTCGAGGCGCGCGACGACAAGCGCCCGCAGCTCTCGGATCTGCGCGAATCGGGTTCCATCGAGCAGGATGCCGACGTCGTCATCTTTGTCTTCCGCGAGGAATATTACCTGAAGAACAAGAAGCCGAAGGAAGGCACCGAGGAGTTCTTCAAATGGCAGGCGGAGATGGAAGGCGTCGCAGGCCGCGCCGAAGTCATCGTCGGCAAGCAGCGCCACGGCCCGACCGGGACGATCGATCTCGCCTTCGAGGCCGACGTGACGCGCTTCTCGTCGCTGGCCCATGAAGAGCGGCTTCCGGTACGCTACGATTGA
- the rplI gene encoding 50S ribosomal protein L9, producing the protein MQVILLERVAKLGQMGDEVRVRDGYARNFLLPKGKALRATEANKARFEREKTQLEARNLEAKKEADAVAEKLAGKTFSVIRSAGETGQLYGSVSTRDIADILGEDGFTVGRSQVWLDRPIKTLGLHPILISLHPEVEAPITLNVARNADEAERQARGENLSGRDRFDDEETEDTEAAALEEVFENPEDLQLEPTEVDAEDEERE; encoded by the coding sequence ATGCAAGTCATTCTTCTGGAGCGCGTTGCCAAGCTCGGCCAGATGGGCGACGAGGTGCGCGTGCGCGACGGTTACGCCCGCAACTTCCTCCTGCCCAAAGGCAAGGCTCTGCGCGCCACCGAGGCCAACAAGGCCCGTTTCGAGCGTGAAAAGACGCAGCTCGAAGCGCGCAACCTGGAAGCCAAGAAGGAAGCCGATGCGGTGGCCGAAAAGCTCGCCGGCAAGACCTTCAGCGTGATCCGCTCCGCCGGCGAAACGGGCCAGCTTTACGGCTCCGTCTCGACCCGCGACATCGCCGATATTCTCGGCGAGGACGGCTTCACCGTCGGGCGCAGCCAGGTCTGGCTCGATCGTCCGATCAAGACGCTCGGTCTGCATCCGATCCTGATTTCGCTGCATCCCGAGGTCGAGGCTCCGATCACGCTCAACGTCGCCCGCAACGCCGATGAGGCCGAGCGTCAGGCACGTGGCGAGAATCTCTCCGGCCGCGATCGCTTCGATGACGAAGAGACCGAGGATACGGAGGCCGCGGCTCTCGAAGAAGTCTTCGAGAATCCCGAGGATCTGCAGCTCGAGCCGACCGAGGTCGACGCGGAGGACGAGGAGCGCGAGTAA
- the rpsR gene encoding 30S ribosomal protein S18: MVDIAQLPTRRPFHRRRKSCPFSGEDAPRIDYKDVKLLERYVSERGKIVPSRITAVSAKKQRELAKAIKRARFLGLLPYVLK, translated from the coding sequence ATGGTCGATATCGCACAGCTGCCGACCCGTCGGCCCTTTCACCGTCGTCGCAAATCCTGCCCGTTCTCGGGAGAGGATGCGCCGCGCATCGACTACAAGGACGTCAAGCTTCTGGAGCGTTATGTCTCCGAGCGTGGCAAGATCGTTCCTTCGCGCATCACCGCCGTTTCCGCAAAGAAGCAGCGTGAGCTCGCAAAGGCCATCAAGCGCGCCCGCTTCCTGGGCCTGCTGCCTTACGTCCTGAAGTAA
- the rpsF gene encoding 30S ribosomal protein S6, producing MSLYEHVFLVRQDVSGQRVDELVEHYKGVVEQGGGSVGKTENWGMKSLTYRIEKNRKAYFALMNIDAPFPVVAEMERQMRYNEDIIRFMTIRVDEHEEEPSVQMQKRERDERRRRERERRREDGE from the coding sequence ATGTCACTTTATGAGCACGTATTCCTGGTCCGACAGGATGTGTCGGGCCAGCGGGTCGATGAGCTCGTCGAACACTACAAAGGTGTCGTCGAGCAGGGTGGTGGCTCTGTCGGTAAGACGGAGAACTGGGGCATGAAGTCCCTCACCTACCGCATCGAAAAGAACCGCAAGGCGTATTTCGCGCTGATGAACATCGATGCCCCCTTCCCGGTGGTGGCCGAGATGGAGCGTCAGATGCGCTACAATGAAGACATCATCCGCTTCATGACGATCCGCGTCGACGAGCACGAGGAAGAGCCCTCCGTGCAGATGCAGAAGCGTGAGCGCGATGAGCGTCGCCGTCGCGAGCGCGAACGCCGCCGCGAGGATGGAGAATAA
- a CDS encoding mechanosensitive ion channel domain-containing protein has translation MLLTDLFPARLLRLSAVLLVLFTLAGLAPSSAGAQSLSMPTVSGTSDTSGASDTAGEGEGETSGDSALRAKLLADILKDEKARQALIDQLEQLANPQSPAAEAAAPQEEEDQSLARQLADATKGAAEASYGVVERLFRDLRGLGALAEQAGNLDWGALQVAILRLLGTIAVTGVGLVVFSYLLQRLTHLVTRRLSGPHAVIKSVSFVVETLADILALAIAYAVGSGLAVGVFGDGGQMQIEQSLYLNAFLIVGGVRVFLRAIIASTPETTSLIPYREGITDYAYVRLMVVAALLITGIAFLVPVVNTSLSFVAGRGLRVTVMLVAAFLALTSMRTLAARIKEQRGPDTQGMGGQVVTMFVQLWPWIGTLYVLAVLSIGITRPYLLVSFVVGASVRTAVAIGIGVALVALVKLALRRGVRLPQWMAREVPVLERRLNTLIPAILKIVRTLVIVAVILAIIDAWQVLDISGWIATERGADLVARIISALIIVVVTYLLWIGISSWIEHRLNYGKQGAMPSARARTILSLMRNGLSITLFVIAGMLALSQLGVNIGPLLAGAGVLGLAVGFGSQKLVQDVITGAFIQFENAINEGDVVTVAGISGVVEKLTVRSVGIRDLAGVYHIVPFSSVDAVSNFMRKFAYHLAEIGVAYRENISEVKEAMREAFDRLKASEYGTDIIDDFEMHGVTELGDSAVVVRARIKTLPGSQWAVGRAYTEIVKEVFDERDIEIPFPHRTLYLGVHKDGRTDTLPIAIEEQARRKAMEEVGKPQIEETAISSDGEKAGEKAIENAGEGQTAKAAEPYKVPTQDLPAEEGQAKAAALKAAALSGGKVSEGEPFADQFTPDQVPDTDDSRKAAASVDQPTEDKPAEERRDDEKTSEKTPASRRANGESGKSSRSQNRNRRPRRRRKDEPKLPDPKRDAEDDSDEQ, from the coding sequence ATGCTTTTGACCGATCTCTTTCCCGCGCGTCTCCTGCGCCTTTCCGCCGTCCTGCTTGTGCTTTTCACGCTCGCAGGCCTGGCGCCGAGCAGTGCTGGCGCACAATCCCTGTCGATGCCGACCGTGTCTGGCACGTCTGATACGTCTGGCGCTTCGGATACAGCGGGTGAAGGCGAGGGGGAGACGAGCGGTGACAGCGCTCTCCGTGCCAAGCTGCTCGCCGACATCTTGAAGGACGAGAAGGCGCGCCAGGCCCTCATCGACCAGCTCGAGCAGCTCGCAAACCCGCAGTCGCCAGCGGCAGAGGCTGCCGCGCCGCAGGAAGAGGAAGACCAGTCGCTTGCCCGGCAGCTCGCCGACGCCACCAAGGGTGCGGCCGAGGCAAGCTACGGGGTGGTCGAGCGCCTGTTTCGCGATCTCAGAGGGCTTGGGGCTCTCGCCGAGCAGGCGGGCAATCTCGATTGGGGTGCCCTGCAGGTCGCTATTTTGCGTCTCCTCGGAACGATCGCGGTCACTGGTGTGGGCCTCGTCGTCTTCAGTTACCTCCTGCAGCGGCTCACGCACCTTGTGACGCGACGATTGTCCGGCCCGCACGCGGTCATAAAAAGCGTCTCCTTCGTCGTTGAGACGCTTGCCGACATTCTTGCCTTGGCGATCGCCTATGCTGTCGGCAGCGGGCTTGCGGTCGGTGTCTTCGGCGATGGCGGGCAGATGCAGATCGAGCAGTCGCTCTATCTCAACGCCTTTCTCATCGTCGGCGGCGTGCGCGTCTTCCTGCGTGCGATCATCGCCTCGACGCCGGAGACGACCTCTCTCATCCCCTATCGGGAAGGCATCACCGACTACGCCTATGTCCGGCTGATGGTCGTGGCGGCGCTGCTGATCACCGGCATCGCCTTCCTGGTGCCGGTCGTGAATACCAGCCTCTCTTTCGTGGCCGGGCGCGGGCTGCGGGTCACCGTCATGCTGGTGGCGGCCTTCCTCGCGCTGACCTCCATGCGGACGCTTGCCGCACGCATCAAAGAGCAGCGCGGGCCGGACACGCAAGGCATGGGCGGTCAGGTCGTGACCATGTTCGTGCAGCTCTGGCCCTGGATCGGCACGCTTTACGTGCTGGCCGTTCTCTCGATCGGGATTACCCGGCCTTACCTGCTCGTCTCGTTCGTCGTCGGCGCTTCCGTGCGCACGGCAGTGGCGATCGGAATCGGTGTGGCGCTGGTGGCGTTGGTGAAACTCGCCCTTCGTCGTGGCGTGCGCCTGCCGCAATGGATGGCGCGCGAAGTGCCGGTTCTGGAGCGGCGGCTCAACACACTGATTCCGGCGATCCTGAAGATCGTCCGCACGCTCGTGATCGTCGCCGTGATCCTGGCGATCATCGATGCCTGGCAGGTGCTCGACATTTCCGGGTGGATTGCGACCGAACGGGGCGCCGATCTCGTCGCGCGGATCATCAGCGCCCTCATCATCGTCGTCGTCACCTATCTTCTCTGGATCGGCATCTCTTCCTGGATCGAGCATCGGCTGAATTACGGCAAGCAGGGAGCGATGCCGAGCGCGCGTGCGCGCACGATCCTCTCGCTCATGCGCAACGGGCTTTCCATCACGCTCTTCGTGATTGCGGGCATGCTCGCCTTGTCGCAGCTCGGTGTGAATATCGGACCGCTTCTCGCCGGTGCCGGTGTTCTTGGCCTCGCCGTCGGCTTCGGTTCGCAGAAGCTCGTTCAGGACGTCATCACGGGCGCCTTCATCCAGTTCGAGAACGCCATCAACGAGGGGGATGTCGTCACGGTCGCCGGTATTTCCGGCGTCGTGGAGAAGCTGACGGTGCGCTCGGTCGGTATTCGCGACCTGGCGGGCGTCTATCACATCGTGCCGTTCTCGTCGGTCGATGCCGTCTCCAACTTCATGCGCAAATTCGCCTATCACCTCGCCGAGATCGGCGTCGCCTATCGCGAGAATATCAGCGAGGTGAAAGAGGCGATGCGCGAGGCCTTCGATCGTCTCAAGGCGAGCGAATACGGCACTGACATCATCGATGATTTCGAGATGCACGGCGTGACCGAGCTCGGCGATTCGGCGGTCGTGGTGCGGGCGCGCATCAAGACGCTGCCGGGCAGCCAATGGGCGGTCGGTCGTGCCTATACGGAGATCGTCAAAGAGGTCTTCGACGAGCGCGATATCGAGATCCCGTTCCCCCATCGCACACTCTATCTCGGCGTCCACAAGGACGGGCGTACCGATACCTTGCCGATTGCGATCGAAGAGCAGGCCCGCCGCAAAGCGATGGAAGAGGTGGGCAAACCGCAGATCGAAGAGACGGCCATTTCGTCCGACGGCGAGAAGGCGGGCGAGAAGGCGATCGAAAATGCCGGAGAGGGGCAAACAGCGAAAGCCGCCGAGCCCTACAAGGTGCCGACGCAGGATCTGCCGGCAGAGGAGGGGCAGGCGAAAGCTGCGGCCCTCAAGGCTGCGGCCTTGTCCGGCGGCAAGGTTTCCGAGGGTGAGCCGTTTGCGGACCAGTTCACGCCGGATCAGGTGCCCGATACCGACGATTCGCGGAAGGCTGCGGCCTCCGTCGATCAGCCGACCGAGGACAAACCGGCAGAGGAGAGGCGAGACGACGAGAAGACGTCCGAGAAAACGCCTGCAAGCCGGCGCGCGAACGGTGAGAGCGGGAAGAGCTCGCGCTCGCAAAATCGCAACCGCAGACCGCGCCGCCGGCGCAAGGACGAGCCGAAGCTGCCCGATCCGAAAAGGGATGCGGAGGACGATTCCGACGAGCAATAA
- the fabD gene encoding ACP S-malonyltransferase — translation MATVFAFPGQGSQAVGMGAALADAFPEARAVFQEVDDALGEALSKTIFEGPEDALTLTRNAQPALMAVSMAALKALETKGISVSAHADFVAGHSLGEYSALAAAGSLSIADAARLLRIRGDSMQAAVPVGEGAMAAILGLDIEAVREIANEAAQGDVCEAANDNAPGQVVVSGTKAAVERAAEIAKAKGAKRAMLLPVSAPFHCALMQPAAERMAEALAQTEIAPPSVPVVANVTARPLTEVSDIRQRLVEQVTGAVRWRESVAWMGENGVTLLAEIGAGRVLSGLVRRISPGISALAVGKPEEVEAAVAALKAAKE, via the coding sequence ATGGCCACCGTGTTCGCTTTCCCGGGGCAGGGCAGCCAGGCCGTCGGCATGGGAGCTGCGCTCGCAGACGCTTTTCCGGAAGCGCGCGCGGTTTTTCAGGAGGTCGACGACGCGCTCGGTGAGGCTCTTTCCAAAACCATTTTCGAGGGGCCGGAAGACGCGCTCACTTTGACGCGCAACGCGCAGCCGGCGCTGATGGCGGTTTCCATGGCGGCATTGAAGGCGCTGGAAACGAAGGGAATTTCCGTTTCGGCGCATGCCGATTTCGTCGCCGGGCATTCGCTCGGAGAATATTCCGCGCTTGCGGCGGCCGGCAGCCTTTCGATCGCCGATGCGGCCAGGCTCTTGCGCATTCGCGGCGATTCCATGCAGGCGGCGGTGCCGGTCGGGGAGGGGGCCATGGCGGCCATCCTCGGTCTCGACATCGAAGCCGTGCGCGAGATCGCCAACGAGGCGGCGCAGGGCGACGTCTGCGAGGCCGCGAACGACAATGCGCCGGGGCAGGTCGTCGTCTCCGGCACGAAGGCGGCCGTCGAGCGGGCGGCGGAGATCGCCAAGGCAAAGGGCGCAAAGCGCGCCATGCTTCTGCCGGTTTCTGCGCCCTTCCATTGCGCCTTGATGCAGCCTGCGGCCGAACGTATGGCCGAGGCGCTCGCCCAAACCGAGATTGCGCCGCCCTCGGTGCCGGTCGTGGCGAATGTCACGGCGCGCCCGCTGACGGAGGTTTCGGACATTCGTCAACGGCTCGTCGAACAGGTGACGGGCGCCGTCCGCTGGCGCGAATCAGTTGCCTGGATGGGTGAGAACGGTGTGACGCTTCTGGCCGAGATCGGCGCCGGGCGCGTGCTTTCCGGTCTCGTTCGTCGTATCTCGCCTGGAATCAGCGCGCTTGCCGTCGGCAAGCCCGAGGAGGTCGAGGCGGCCGTGGCGGCTCTGAAAGCCGCGAAAGAATAG
- the fabG gene encoding 3-oxoacyl-[acyl-carrier-protein] reductase, which translates to MFSLEGKRALVTGASGGIGGAIARGLHAQGATVALSGTREEPLNALAAELGDRAHVLLANLSDSAAVDALIGQAEAAMGGLDILVNNAGLTRDGLAMRMKDADWEIVLKVNLEAAFRLSRAALKGMMRQRAGRIINITSVVGVTGNAGQANYAASKAGLIGMSKALAQEVASRGITVNCIAPGFISSAMTDQLNEKQREGIMSSIPAGRLGSGEDIAAAAVFLASQEAGYVTGQTLHVNGGMAMI; encoded by the coding sequence ATGTTCAGCCTCGAGGGAAAACGCGCGCTCGTCACCGGTGCGAGCGGGGGAATCGGCGGCGCGATCGCGCGTGGGCTTCACGCTCAGGGCGCGACGGTGGCCCTGTCGGGCACCCGTGAAGAGCCGCTGAACGCGCTTGCCGCCGAGCTCGGCGACCGCGCGCATGTGCTGCTTGCCAATCTCTCAGATTCGGCGGCCGTCGATGCGCTTATCGGCCAGGCCGAGGCGGCGATGGGCGGGCTCGACATTCTCGTCAACAATGCCGGGCTCACGCGTGACGGCCTTGCCATGCGTATGAAGGATGCCGACTGGGAGATCGTCCTCAAGGTCAATCTGGAGGCGGCGTTCCGCCTGTCGCGCGCTGCGCTCAAGGGCATGATGCGCCAGAGGGCCGGGCGGATCATCAACATCACCTCGGTCGTCGGGGTGACCGGCAATGCCGGGCAGGCGAATTACGCCGCCTCGAAAGCCGGCCTCATCGGCATGTCGAAGGCACTGGCGCAGGAGGTGGCGAGCCGCGGTATTACCGTGAATTGCATCGCACCCGGATTCATCAGTAGCGCCATGACCGATCAGCTCAATGAGAAGCAGCGCGAAGGAATTATGTCGAGCATTCCGGCCGGCCGGCTCGGAAGCGGCGAAGACATTGCTGCGGCTGCAGTTTTCCTGGCGAGCCAGGAAGCCGGCTATGTCACGGGGCAGACGCTGCACGTCAATGGTGGCATGGCCATGATTTGA
- a CDS encoding acyl carrier protein: MSESNIEERVKKIVVEHLGVEEEKVTKEASFIDDLGADSLDTVELVMAFEEEFGVEIPDDAAETILTVGDAVSFLEKNAG, from the coding sequence ATGAGTGAGAGCAATATCGAGGAGCGCGTCAAAAAGATCGTCGTGGAGCACCTTGGCGTTGAGGAAGAAAAGGTCACCAAGGAAGCCAGCTTCATTGATGACCTCGGCGCCGACAGCCTGGACACGGTCGAGCTTGTGATGGCGTTCGAAGAAGAGTTCGGCGTGGAAATCCCGGACGATGCCGCAGAGACCATCCTTACGGTGGGCGATGCCGTGTCGTTTCTTGAGAAGAACGCCGGCTGA
- the fabF gene encoding beta-ketoacyl-ACP synthase II, with product MRRVVVTGLGMVTPLGCGVEANWSRLLAGESGAARIGTFKVDDLACQIACQIPRGDGSEGTYNPNDWMEVKEQRKVDEFITFSMAAAAQALKDAEWEPDEYEDQIRTGVLIGSGIGGIRGIVEGGLLLEEKGPRRVSPFFIPGRLINLAAGYVSIQHNLKGPNHAVVTACSTGAHAIGDASRLIALGDAEVMVAGGTESPLNRVSVAGFAACRALSTNFNEAPTKASRPYDRDRDGFVMGEGAGVVVLEELEHAKARGARIYGEIVGYGMSGDAYHITAPAEDGDGAYRCMAAALKRAGVTPDEIDYINAHGTSTPLGDEIELRAVERLTGQHASEMTMSSTKSAIGHLLGAAGAVEAIFSILAIRDNVAPPTINLDNPSVNTPIDLVPHQPKEKPINVALSNSFGFGGTNASLVFRRFN from the coding sequence ATGAGGCGCGTCGTCGTCACGGGTCTCGGCATGGTCACTCCCCTCGGTTGTGGGGTGGAGGCGAATTGGTCGAGACTTCTTGCTGGTGAGAGTGGTGCTGCACGCATCGGGACCTTCAAGGTCGACGATCTTGCGTGCCAAATCGCTTGCCAGATCCCGCGTGGCGACGGCTCCGAGGGCACCTACAATCCGAACGATTGGATGGAGGTGAAGGAGCAGCGCAAGGTGGATGAATTCATCACCTTTTCCATGGCCGCTGCTGCCCAGGCACTGAAAGATGCCGAGTGGGAACCCGACGAATACGAGGACCAGATCCGCACAGGCGTGCTGATCGGGTCCGGTATCGGCGGGATTCGCGGCATCGTTGAAGGCGGGCTGTTGTTGGAGGAGAAGGGACCGCGACGCGTGTCTCCCTTCTTCATCCCAGGCCGCCTCATCAACCTTGCGGCCGGTTACGTCTCCATCCAGCATAATCTCAAGGGCCCGAATCATGCCGTCGTGACGGCGTGCTCCACGGGTGCCCATGCTATCGGTGACGCTTCGCGCCTCATCGCGCTGGGTGACGCCGAGGTGATGGTGGCCGGCGGTACCGAATCACCCCTCAATCGCGTCTCGGTGGCCGGCTTTGCCGCCTGCCGGGCGCTATCGACGAATTTCAACGAGGCGCCGACGAAGGCATCGAGACCCTATGATCGCGACCGTGACGGCTTCGTCATGGGCGAGGGGGCGGGTGTCGTCGTTCTGGAAGAGCTCGAGCACGCCAAGGCGCGCGGCGCGCGCATCTATGGCGAGATCGTCGGCTATGGCATGTCGGGCGATGCCTATCACATCACGGCTCCGGCCGAAGATGGCGACGGTGCCTATCGCTGCATGGCTGCCGCTTTGAAGCGGGCCGGGGTTACGCCGGACGAGATCGACTATATCAACGCGCATGGCACGTCGACACCGCTCGGTGACGAGATCGAGCTGCGTGCGGTGGAGCGCCTGACAGGACAGCATGCGTCCGAGATGACGATGTCTTCGACCAAGTCGGCGATCGGTCATCTTCTCGGAGCTGCCGGCGCGGTCGAAGCGATCTTTTCGATCCTCGCCATTCGCGACAATGTCGCGCCGCCGACGATCAATCTCGACAATCCGTCGGTCAACACGCCGATCGATCTCGTGCCGCATCAGCCGAAGGAAAAGCCGATCAATGTCGCGCTTTCCAACTCTTTCGGGTTCGGCGGCACGAACGCCTCGCTCGTCTTCCGGCGTTTCAATTAG
- the mltG gene encoding endolytic transglycosylase MltG yields MNEKVPSEETGIPAADAANGDARPADHNGARSGRRINPKSPRQAIQPEPAPPPPPRSKQARHPLVVTLNFFLMTAVLAVLFIGGALYFGKQRFVADGPLEEPRTVLITRGSGVDAIAAQLKRNNVIDSPLIFNVGVRLNEAASRLQYGEYLFQPHVSMREVMEILTSGKSILHSVTIPEGLTSQQIVDKLQADDVLVGDIETVPPEGSLLPETYKFTRGATRQKILEQMERAQDRLLEEVWGRRSPDLPIETPEELVTLASIVEKETGKADERPRVAAVFINRLKRGMRLQSDPTIIYGLFGGKGKPSDRPILASDLEKETDYNTYQISGLPPGPIANPGRAALEAVANPSRTDDLYFVADGTGGHVFSTTLADHNRNVARWRRIERTQRAAEEAEAAAEVLQEEPMPGAEKLIPRPRPQPE; encoded by the coding sequence ATGAACGAAAAAGTGCCGAGCGAGGAAACAGGGATTCCTGCGGCTGACGCCGCCAACGGCGACGCGCGGCCTGCGGACCACAATGGCGCACGCTCAGGGCGCCGAATCAATCCGAAGAGCCCGCGCCAGGCAATCCAGCCGGAGCCGGCACCGCCGCCTCCGCCGCGGTCCAAGCAGGCCAGACACCCGCTCGTGGTGACGCTCAACTTCTTTCTGATGACTGCCGTGCTCGCCGTCCTGTTCATCGGCGGTGCGCTTTATTTCGGCAAGCAGCGCTTCGTTGCCGATGGGCCGCTCGAAGAGCCGCGGACCGTGCTGATCACACGCGGTTCGGGCGTCGATGCGATCGCCGCGCAGCTGAAGCGCAACAACGTCATCGACAGTCCGCTCATTTTTAACGTCGGAGTGCGCCTCAACGAGGCGGCGAGCCGGCTGCAATACGGCGAATATCTCTTCCAGCCGCATGTCTCGATGCGTGAGGTGATGGAAATCCTCACCTCCGGCAAATCGATCCTGCATTCCGTGACGATTCCGGAGGGTCTCACCAGTCAGCAGATCGTCGACAAGCTCCAGGCCGACGATGTGCTCGTCGGCGATATCGAGACTGTGCCGCCCGAGGGCTCGCTGCTGCCTGAAACATACAAGTTCACACGCGGGGCGACGCGCCAGAAGATCCTGGAGCAGATGGAGCGGGCGCAGGACAGGCTTCTGGAGGAGGTTTGGGGACGGCGCTCGCCGGATCTGCCCATCGAAACCCCGGAAGAGCTCGTCACACTCGCCTCGATCGTGGAGAAAGAGACGGGCAAGGCCGATGAACGGCCGCGCGTTGCCGCGGTCTTCATCAATCGGCTGAAGCGCGGGATGCGTCTGCAATCGGATCCGACGATCATCTATGGGCTTTTCGGCGGCAAGGGAAAACCGTCCGACCGCCCGATCCTGGCCTCCGATCTGGAGAAGGAAACGGATTACAACACCTACCAGATCAGCGGGCTGCCGCCGGGCCCGATCGCCAATCCCGGTCGCGCGGCGCTGGAAGCGGTGGCCAATCCTTCACGCACGGACGATCTCTACTTCGTTGCCGACGGGACCGGTGGCCACGTCTTCTCGACGACGCTCGCCGATCACAATCGCAATGTCGCGCGTTGGCGGCGCATCGAGCGCACGCAGCGGGCGGCCGAGGAGGCGGAAGCCGCGGCCGAGGTTCTTCAAGAGGAGCCGATGCCCGGCGCGGAAAAGCTCATTCCGCGTCCGCGTCCTCAACCGGAATGA